In Blastopirellula sediminis, the following proteins share a genomic window:
- a CDS encoding DUF1549 and DUF1553 domain-containing protein, producing the protein MLCRSLICLAMLSSLFLAAGAVAEDAQDRSAQMTARIDQLLLERLKEEGVEPAPPADDGEFLRRAYLDLNGAIPPVAITRDYLADSSPEKRRQLIDRLLASPAFASHLASTWREVILKPTEDFQQLQNQFALQSWLREQFSENARYDRIVEQFITASSERDGPVYFYDALDLKPEQLAAETSRIFLGLHIQCAECHDHPFDSWKQRDFWGYAAFFAQVERQNENMGRISIRDRESGEVKIPESEDTVSPLYPGGGVPSDRFGGSRRQKLAVWMVARDNPYTARRAVNWAWAHLFGRGLVEPVDDLSPINPPSHPELMDELTEYFVESGFDLRQLLRTIALTDAYARSSQNVEGQRPELFANVAIKSLSPEQLYDSVLRLGLIKEPTNDQNGQPAQFFDQSQQRLQFVARMRTVSLDRTDFETGAPQALALMNGPPVSLATAPETSGFLKSLEAPFFSDEQRVELIALAAYSRRPTDEEQKRFGDYLAAASPGGKKQALGDLLWAVAASAEFMLNH; encoded by the coding sequence ATGTTGTGTCGTTCGCTCATCTGCCTGGCGATGTTGTCGTCGTTGTTTCTTGCAGCGGGGGCGGTTGCCGAAGATGCGCAAGACCGCTCCGCCCAGATGACGGCCCGGATTGATCAGCTGCTGCTTGAGCGACTGAAAGAGGAAGGGGTAGAGCCGGCGCCTCCGGCCGACGATGGTGAGTTCCTCCGCCGTGCTTATCTCGATCTAAACGGCGCGATCCCGCCGGTGGCGATCACGCGCGATTACCTGGCCGACAGCTCGCCCGAAAAGCGTCGTCAGTTGATCGATCGGTTGTTGGCTTCGCCGGCGTTCGCATCGCATCTGGCCAGTACATGGCGCGAAGTGATCTTGAAGCCGACGGAAGACTTTCAGCAGTTGCAAAACCAATTCGCGCTCCAGTCTTGGCTGCGGGAACAGTTCTCGGAGAATGCTCGCTACGATCGCATCGTCGAGCAGTTCATCACCGCCAGCAGCGAGCGAGACGGTCCGGTCTACTTCTACGACGCTCTCGACCTGAAGCCGGAGCAGTTGGCGGCCGAGACGTCGCGGATTTTTCTCGGACTTCATATTCAGTGTGCCGAGTGTCACGATCATCCGTTCGACTCGTGGAAGCAGCGTGACTTTTGGGGCTACGCCGCCTTCTTCGCGCAAGTGGAACGCCAAAACGAAAACATGGGGCGGATCTCGATTCGTGATCGCGAGTCGGGCGAAGTGAAGATTCCGGAGTCGGAAGATACGGTCTCTCCTCTGTATCCCGGCGGTGGCGTTCCGAGCGATCGCTTTGGCGGTTCGCGCCGGCAGAAGCTCGCCGTTTGGATGGTCGCTCGCGATAACCCTTACACCGCGCGGCGTGCGGTGAATTGGGCTTGGGCTCATCTCTTTGGGCGGGGACTGGTCGAACCGGTCGATGATCTCTCGCCGATCAATCCGCCGAGTCACCCGGAGCTGATGGACGAGCTGACGGAATACTTTGTCGAGTCGGGCTTTGATTTACGGCAGCTTCTGCGAACGATCGCGCTGACCGATGCGTACGCTCGCAGCAGCCAAAACGTCGAGGGTCAGCGGCCGGAACTGTTCGCCAACGTGGCGATCAAGTCCCTCTCGCCGGAGCAGTTGTATGACAGCGTGCTTCGCCTTGGTTTGATCAAAGAGCCGACGAATGATCAGAATGGCCAGCCGGCTCAGTTCTTCGATCAATCGCAACAGCGGCTGCAATTTGTCGCCCGGATGCGAACCGTGTCGCTGGATCGGACCGACTTCGAGACCGGCGCCCCGCAGGCGTTGGCTTTGATGAACGGCCCGCCGGTTTCGTTGGCGACAGCGCCGGAGACAAGCGGGTTCTTAAAGTCGCTCGAAGCGCCGTTCTTCAGCGATGAGCAGCGAGTCGAGTTGATCGCGCTCGCCGCTTACTCTCGACGACCAACCGACGAAGAGCAAAAGCGCTTTGGCGACTATTTGGCGGCCGCTTCCCCCGGCGGAAAGAAACAGGCGCTCGGCGATTTGCTCTGGGCAGTCGCCGCCAGCGCGGAATTCATGCTCAATCATTAA
- a CDS encoding DUF1501 domain-containing protein, with protein MAGIDRRRFLQRALVGAASCSWLPALVQAASQQQSKRRCIVLWMSGGPSQMDTFDLKPGHANGGEYKEIETSVPGLKISEHLPMLAKQADRLAILRGMSTKEGDHQRGAYLMHTGQRPGGPLRYPAIGATLSKALGDPQADLPNFVSVNPNSALSQAAISGGFLGPKYAATTVGQRAMYGPPQQDGETPGPVDLGVDFLQLPGEVSPERAEARMKLWRGQQEEFLTQRDAAAPKSHDTVFRRAVRMMNPEAAAAFDLHQEEDAVRESYGNGRFGQGCLIARRLIERGVPFVEVTHGGDGLGWDTHQANFAGVKRLSEELDRGWSTLMRELDERGLLESTTILWMGEFGRTPVINGNAGRDHFPDAWSCVLAGGGIAGGQAYGSTSEGGEEVVDGKADVPELIATLCTAVGVDPATENISPLARPIKISEGAPIRALLS; from the coding sequence ATGGCTGGAATCGATCGACGACGATTTCTGCAGCGAGCGCTGGTGGGCGCCGCGAGTTGTTCGTGGTTGCCGGCGCTCGTGCAGGCCGCGTCTCAGCAACAGAGCAAGCGCCGCTGCATCGTCCTCTGGATGTCAGGCGGACCGAGCCAGATGGATACGTTCGACCTGAAGCCGGGGCATGCCAACGGCGGCGAGTACAAAGAGATTGAAACGAGCGTTCCTGGTCTCAAGATCAGCGAGCATCTGCCGATGTTGGCCAAGCAGGCCGATCGCTTGGCGATCTTGCGCGGCATGAGCACCAAAGAGGGAGATCATCAGCGCGGCGCCTATCTGATGCACACCGGGCAACGCCCCGGCGGACCGCTCCGCTATCCGGCGATTGGTGCGACGCTCTCGAAAGCGCTCGGCGATCCGCAGGCCGATCTGCCGAACTTCGTTTCGGTCAATCCGAACTCTGCCCTTAGCCAAGCGGCGATCAGCGGCGGGTTTCTCGGGCCGAAATATGCCGCCACGACCGTCGGCCAGCGTGCGATGTATGGACCGCCGCAGCAGGATGGAGAAACGCCTGGGCCGGTTGATCTGGGAGTCGACTTTCTGCAACTGCCGGGAGAAGTATCTCCGGAACGTGCCGAAGCGCGAATGAAACTGTGGCGCGGTCAGCAAGAAGAGTTTCTTACGCAGCGCGACGCCGCGGCGCCCAAGTCGCACGATACGGTTTTTCGCCGCGCGGTCCGGATGATGAACCCGGAAGCGGCGGCCGCCTTCGATTTGCATCAAGAGGAAGACGCCGTCCGTGAGTCGTATGGTAACGGCCGTTTTGGCCAAGGTTGTTTGATCGCCCGCCGCTTGATTGAGCGGGGAGTGCCGTTTGTCGAAGTGACGCACGGCGGCGACGGACTTGGCTGGGACACGCATCAAGCGAACTTCGCCGGCGTCAAACGATTGTCGGAAGAGCTCGATCGCGGGTGGTCGACGCTGATGCGCGAGTTGGACGAACGAGGTTTGCTCGAATCGACCACGATCTTGTGGATGGGGGAATTTGGACGGACGCCGGTCATTAACGGCAACGCCGGACGCGATCACTTTCCCGACGCCTGGTCGTGCGTCTTGGCCGGCGGCGGCATCGCCGGCGGTCAGGCTTATGGTTCAACCAGCGAAGGTGGCGAGGAGGTGGTCGACGGCAAGGCCGACGTGCCCGAATTGATCGCGACGCTTTGCACAGCGGTCGGCGTCGATCCGGCGACCGAGAATATCTCTCCCTTGGCACGGCCGATCAAAATCAGCGAGGGGGCGCCGATTCGTGCTTTGCTCTCCTAA